One genomic window of uncultured delta proteobacterium includes the following:
- a CDS encoding Sensory box protein (fragment), with amino-acid sequence MQLQITPGGPDNVLFNNLIDQFEEDIVLVDTAGNILNLNKSLLDLWGGKREDYIGKNCETLQQTGPVCLNTQFFFDRVMEEGRRITETYTDVTEDGRMNYYHVNVFPLRDENGEICRLVLTRRNTTAEMQIEQRLYQSQKMAAIGELSTYIAHEIRNPLFAIGGFANALLRIQSLDESAREKARIILEESQRLDDILKSIINFARPTEQALGAVDVNELAAQTVELMGFGTEKNITIKLQIAEHIPHVHGNAEMLKQCLINLIKNAQEAMEEGVIDVRTRYVDGIVYLEVGDNGPGIPQELQEKIFSPFFSTKDKGSGLGLAMTRKIINEIGGKLLLHSQVGHGTLVTMALRPVLAVEDEETLIPGEKK; translated from the coding sequence ATGCAACTGCAAATTACGCCCGGCGGGCCGGACAATGTTCTTTTCAACAACCTCATCGATCAGTTTGAAGAGGATATCGTTCTTGTCGATACGGCGGGGAACATTCTGAATCTGAACAAAAGCCTGCTGGACCTTTGGGGCGGCAAACGCGAGGACTATATCGGCAAGAACTGCGAGACCCTGCAGCAAACGGGTCCCGTCTGCCTGAACACCCAGTTCTTTTTCGACCGGGTCATGGAAGAAGGGCGCCGGATCACGGAGACGTACACGGACGTCACCGAGGACGGCCGGATGAATTATTACCACGTCAACGTTTTTCCCCTGCGGGATGAAAACGGGGAAATCTGCCGGTTGGTTCTCACCCGCCGGAACACCACCGCGGAAATGCAGATTGAGCAACGGTTGTACCAGTCGCAAAAAATGGCGGCCATCGGGGAACTGTCCACGTACATCGCCCATGAGATCCGCAACCCGCTCTTCGCCATCGGCGGGTTCGCCAACGCACTGTTGCGCATCCAGTCGCTGGATGAATCCGCCCGGGAAAAGGCGCGTATCATCCTGGAGGAATCCCAGCGGCTCGACGATATCCTGAAAAGCATCATCAACTTCGCCCGCCCTACGGAGCAGGCCCTCGGCGCCGTGGACGTCAACGAGCTCGCGGCCCAGACCGTGGAACTCATGGGGTTCGGCACGGAAAAGAACATCACCATCAAGCTGCAGATCGCCGAGCATATTCCCCACGTTCACGGCAACGCGGAAATGCTCAAACAGTGCCTGATAAATCTTATCAAAAACGCCCAGGAAGCCATGGAGGAAGGCGTCATCGACGTGCGCACGCGCTACGTCGACGGCATCGTGTACCTGGAAGTGGGCGACAACGGGCCCGGCATCCCGCAGGAGTTGCAGGAGAAGATCTTCAGCCCGTTTTTCAGCACCAAGGACAAAGGCTCGGGGCTCGGCCTGGCCATGACGAGAAAAATCATCAATGAAATCGGCGGCAAACTTCTGCTGCACAGCCAGGTCGGGCACGGAACGCTTGTGACCATGGCTCTGCGCCCGGTACTGGCCGTGGAAGACGAAGAAACGCTCATACCCGGAGAAAAAAAGTGA
- the yjgR gene encoding putative ATPase (Evidence 3 : Function proposed based on presence of conserved amino acid motif, structural feature or limited homology; Product type pe : putative enzyme): MYDIDKQAFIAISGNAPVCLIPKMANRHGLITGATGTGKTVTLQTMAETFSQMGVPVFAADVKGDLSGVAAKGGNKQSVVDRVAQYGLESKGFAFQSFPVQFWDVFGESGAPVRATVSDMGPLLLSRLLTLNDTQSSVLTLLFKIAQDENLALIDLKDMQKIVEYVADSADKYTTTYGNIATASLGAIQRGIVALGHDGADRFFGEPALNIDDLIQTDGEKGVINILAADKLMQSPKVYTTFLLWLMNKLFDVLPEVGDRDKPKLVFFFDEAHLVFNDAPKALVEKIEQVVRLIRSKGVGIYFISQTPSDMPDSVLSQLGNRVQHALRAYTPKDQKALKAAAQSFRANPAFDTEKAISELGTGEALLSFLDAKGAPIPVERGFILPPQGQIGPLDGAAREQMVKGSLLYRHYAEAKDRESAFEIISKQQEDARNAKEDAARQKEDEIRRKEEEKEAAKRQKEEEKIRKEEEKIRSAQEKEVRRESEQQKKFWINTAKSVFVPLVRQALGSLFKRR; encoded by the coding sequence ATGTACGATATTGACAAGCAAGCCTTTATCGCTATTTCCGGCAACGCCCCGGTCTGCCTGATTCCCAAAATGGCCAACCGCCACGGCCTTATCACCGGCGCGACCGGCACGGGCAAAACCGTGACGCTGCAAACCATGGCGGAGACGTTCAGCCAGATGGGCGTGCCGGTCTTCGCGGCCGACGTCAAGGGCGACCTTTCCGGGGTTGCCGCGAAAGGCGGGAACAAACAGAGCGTGGTGGACCGCGTGGCCCAATACGGGCTGGAATCCAAAGGCTTCGCGTTCCAATCCTTCCCCGTGCAGTTCTGGGACGTGTTCGGCGAATCCGGCGCTCCCGTGCGGGCGACCGTCTCGGACATGGGCCCGCTGCTCCTCAGCCGCCTTCTGACCCTGAACGACACCCAGTCCTCCGTGCTGACCCTGCTCTTCAAGATCGCCCAGGACGAGAACCTCGCCCTCATCGACCTCAAGGACATGCAAAAAATCGTGGAGTACGTGGCCGACAGCGCGGACAAGTACACCACCACCTACGGCAATATCGCGACCGCAAGCCTGGGGGCCATCCAGCGCGGCATCGTGGCGCTGGGCCACGACGGGGCGGACCGGTTTTTCGGCGAGCCGGCGCTCAATATCGACGACCTCATCCAGACGGACGGCGAGAAGGGCGTCATCAACATCCTGGCGGCGGACAAGCTCATGCAGTCCCCCAAGGTCTACACGACCTTCCTGCTCTGGCTCATGAACAAGCTGTTCGACGTGCTGCCGGAAGTGGGCGACAGGGACAAACCCAAGCTGGTCTTCTTTTTTGACGAGGCCCACCTCGTCTTTAACGACGCGCCCAAAGCCCTGGTGGAAAAGATCGAGCAGGTCGTGCGGCTCATCCGCTCCAAGGGCGTGGGCATTTACTTCATCTCCCAGACCCCGTCGGACATGCCCGATTCCGTTTTGAGCCAGCTCGGCAACCGGGTGCAGCACGCGCTCCGCGCCTATACTCCCAAGGACCAGAAGGCCCTCAAGGCCGCGGCCCAGTCCTTCCGGGCCAACCCGGCCTTTGATACGGAAAAGGCCATCAGCGAACTGGGCACCGGCGAGGCCCTGCTTTCCTTCCTCGACGCAAAAGGCGCGCCTATCCCGGTGGAGCGCGGGTTCATCCTGCCGCCCCAGGGGCAGATAGGCCCGCTGGACGGTGCCGCGCGCGAGCAGATGGTGAAAGGATCCCTCCTCTACCGCCACTATGCCGAAGCCAAGGACCGCGAGTCCGCCTTTGAGATCATTTCAAAGCAGCAAGAGGACGCGCGGAACGCCAAGGAAGACGCCGCGCGGCAAAAAGAGGACGAAATCCGGCGCAAGGAAGAGGAAAAAGAGGCGGCCAAGCGCCAGAAAGAAGAGGAAAAGATCCGCAAGGAAGAAGAGAAAATCCGTTCCGCCCAGGAAAAGGAAGTCCGGCGCGAGTCCGAGCAGCAGAAAAAATTCTGGATCAATACCGCCAAGTCGGTTTTCGTGCCCCTGGTCCGGCAGGCGTTGGGGTCGCTGTTCAAAAGAAGATAA
- a CDS encoding putative Osmotically inducible periplasmic protein (Evidence 3 : Function proposed based on presence of conserved amino acid motif, structural feature or limited homology): MTRRMMRAGVFAAAFMLALPLCVSAADEPADTADKARKEAREIRDDAREKTQEIRDDAKQKAREVRDATEKKMKNVQDGSTTQEEKDEATMNRLQKQEDQQSAGEYMDDAAVTTKVKGKFVGQKGLDSLDIKVVTVDGTVTLMGDVDDKAQIGLAEKVAREVKGVKAVDNRLVVKK; this comes from the coding sequence ATGACCAGACGGATGATGAGAGCAGGGGTTTTCGCCGCTGCCTTCATGTTGGCCCTGCCCCTTTGCGTGAGCGCGGCCGACGAGCCGGCGGATACCGCGGACAAGGCGCGCAAAGAGGCGCGCGAGATCCGCGACGACGCCAGGGAAAAGACGCAGGAAATCCGCGACGACGCCAAGCAGAAAGCTCGGGAAGTCCGCGATGCAACGGAGAAAAAAATGAAAAACGTACAGGACGGAAGCACGACCCAGGAGGAAAAGGACGAGGCCACCATGAATCGCCTTCAGAAGCAGGAGGACCAGCAGAGCGCCGGCGAATACATGGATGACGCCGCGGTCACGACCAAGGTCAAGGGCAAGTTCGTCGGCCAGAAAGGGCTTGATTCCCTTGACATCAAGGTCGTCACGGTTGACGGCACGGTCACCCTGATGGGTGATGTGGACGACAAGGCCCAGATCGGGCTGGCCGAAAAAGTGGCCAGGGAAGTGAAGGGCGTCAAGGCTGTCGACAACAGGCTTGTCGTGAAAAAGTAA
- a CDS encoding TAXI family TRAP transporter solute receptor, with amino-acid sequence MKRRILSLALALLMAAAAPAALAANKINLSFPTAATTGALYPLGAGIANLWNTKLDTVNARVQASNGGIQNLNLLKSKDAQVSFAVSSITYEALHGLRGFKDREYKDVRVLAGLYYNPNQVVARGEADVNALADFKGKRFAPGAAGGTTEVESRVHFTAAGLKYPDDIKAQFVGFTESIDLMRNKQLDGAWIMAGMPTAAVTEMCSTAGGKLVPINDEIIKKLQAEYPWYSKFTIPAGTYDNQKEDVQTTAVKMLLLTDASMPDDLVYSLAKSFWENLPELTKAHAVMKTVTPDMAVKDLAGIPLHPGAEKYYKEAGLLK; translated from the coding sequence ATGAAACGCCGGATTCTTTCACTCGCCCTTGCGCTTCTCATGGCGGCGGCAGCGCCCGCGGCCCTGGCGGCGAACAAAATCAACCTCAGTTTCCCGACGGCGGCCACCACCGGCGCGCTCTACCCCCTCGGCGCCGGGATCGCCAACCTCTGGAACACCAAACTGGACACCGTCAACGCCCGCGTGCAGGCTTCCAACGGCGGCATCCAAAACCTGAACCTGCTCAAGTCCAAGGACGCCCAGGTTTCCTTCGCGGTTTCGAGCATTACGTACGAAGCCCTGCACGGCCTGCGCGGCTTCAAGGACCGCGAGTACAAGGACGTGCGCGTCCTGGCGGGCCTGTATTACAACCCCAACCAGGTCGTTGCCCGCGGCGAGGCGGATGTGAACGCCCTCGCGGACTTCAAGGGCAAGCGTTTCGCTCCCGGCGCCGCAGGCGGCACCACGGAAGTGGAATCCCGGGTGCACTTCACCGCCGCCGGATTGAAGTACCCGGACGACATCAAGGCCCAGTTCGTGGGCTTCACCGAATCCATCGACCTCATGCGCAACAAGCAGCTTGACGGCGCCTGGATCATGGCCGGCATGCCCACGGCGGCCGTTACGGAAATGTGCTCCACCGCCGGCGGGAAGCTTGTGCCCATCAACGACGAGATCATCAAGAAGCTCCAGGCCGAGTATCCCTGGTACTCCAAATTCACCATCCCGGCCGGAACGTACGACAACCAGAAGGAAGACGTGCAGACGACCGCCGTCAAGATGCTGCTCCTCACGGACGCCTCCATGCCCGACGACCTGGTTTACTCCCTGGCGAAGTCCTTCTGGGAAAACCTGCCGGAGCTGACCAAGGCCCACGCCGTCATGAAGACCGTGACCCCGGACATGGCGGTCAAGGACCTGGCGGGTATTCCTCTGCATCCCGGCGCGGAAAAGTATTATAAAGAAGCGGGCCTTTTGAAGTAA
- a CDS encoding 1,4-alpha-glucan branching enzyme, protein MPEVTFTYHTGTVRELFNTVRLTGNWSAEGRQSGEWRILPMDAFRDNHGCLAYRATVSFANEEAGKEFFWGVIVNAPGRVDLWGIAAEYGPFASSELHRAFTLDAKGGAQSYCLAGGRYLGANKYYRKEGEAPGIRFSVWAPHAQKVETVIESGNGDGYIWNNGKGAGESFAMTRDASGIWATSPDDPALTDYTRLEHARYMFRITREDGSVAFRTDLYSRCQAGKGTVNPEEGGWNGKLDDLESTKSCSVVKNPDSVNQGGGADEADAWVDAETFWAHEFSPLAPVPSQLEDLIIYEMHIAGLWTGPQEGQAGPGTLRHAMGMLDYLTDLGVNAVELLPMSEFEDTAGWGYGSTHFHAIKYDREGQDLFKRFVRECHRRGIAVIVDVVYNHYSPDSERVHWMYDTTRHDHNMYYYYKGKQEDYPEDFPEGGYCDNYSTGYLPNVGEEMVRAMLIGSAAAMLLDYHVDGFRMDLTQALHSFNVLHKDGSPVPEANESGIRFMREWARTLRLFKPGVFLLAEDHSGWNMLAREQMLGGVGFTASWWSEWYHQLIGDADQDSAKAHLLRNAGYGTASPLRMNVMAGMLLGSPGHVVYHESHDESGNSERSARNIEVAVNGMLFDNTRAWGEARCRVVAGMTLFSAGTPMFFMGEEVCAREPYRHGDFLEHREDFKALRESSGGPMFRFYQDIIRLRRENPALHSANIAVLKAHNQSRVLVWHRWLGAQEFVIVASLSNTPYDGGYVFSHRNLKGKTWVEVLNSEAPIYGGPGGGNNEHVDSNEGTMNVAIPACGIIVLARKN, encoded by the coding sequence ATGCCGGAAGTGACATTCACCTACCACACCGGAACGGTGCGGGAACTTTTCAATACAGTCAGGCTGACGGGCAACTGGTCCGCCGAAGGCCGCCAAAGCGGCGAGTGGCGCATCCTGCCCATGGACGCGTTCCGGGACAATCACGGCTGCCTCGCGTACAGGGCGACGGTGTCCTTCGCCAACGAAGAGGCGGGCAAGGAATTTTTCTGGGGGGTCATCGTCAACGCGCCCGGCCGGGTCGATCTCTGGGGCATCGCGGCGGAATACGGGCCGTTCGCCTCGTCCGAGCTGCACCGCGCCTTCACGCTGGACGCCAAAGGCGGCGCGCAATCTTACTGCCTGGCCGGCGGGCGGTACCTGGGGGCCAACAAATATTACCGGAAGGAAGGGGAGGCGCCGGGTATCCGGTTCTCCGTCTGGGCCCCGCACGCGCAAAAGGTGGAAACCGTCATCGAGTCGGGCAACGGCGACGGCTATATCTGGAACAACGGCAAAGGCGCGGGCGAGAGCTTCGCCATGACCCGCGACGCTTCCGGCATCTGGGCGACGAGCCCGGACGATCCGGCCCTGACCGATTACACCCGGCTGGAGCACGCGCGGTACATGTTCAGAATAACCCGGGAGGACGGCTCCGTCGCGTTTCGCACGGATCTTTACTCGCGCTGCCAGGCCGGGAAGGGAACCGTCAACCCGGAAGAGGGCGGGTGGAACGGGAAACTCGATGACCTGGAGAGCACCAAGAGCTGCTCGGTGGTCAAGAATCCCGATTCGGTCAACCAGGGCGGCGGAGCGGACGAGGCAGACGCATGGGTTGATGCTGAAACGTTCTGGGCGCATGAATTTTCGCCGCTGGCTCCCGTGCCCTCGCAACTGGAAGACCTCATCATCTACGAAATGCATATCGCGGGGCTGTGGACCGGGCCACAAGAAGGGCAGGCAGGGCCGGGAACCCTGCGCCACGCCATGGGCATGCTCGATTACCTGACGGACCTCGGCGTCAACGCCGTGGAACTGCTCCCCATGAGCGAGTTTGAGGATACGGCGGGCTGGGGCTACGGCAGCACGCACTTTCATGCCATCAAATACGACAGGGAAGGGCAGGACCTGTTCAAGCGTTTCGTGCGCGAATGCCACCGCCGGGGCATCGCCGTGATTGTGGACGTGGTGTACAACCACTATTCCCCGGACAGCGAACGCGTCCACTGGATGTATGACACCACCCGCCACGATCACAACATGTACTACTATTACAAGGGTAAACAGGAAGACTATCCGGAGGATTTCCCGGAAGGCGGCTATTGCGACAACTATTCCACCGGCTATCTGCCCAACGTGGGCGAGGAAATGGTGCGCGCCATGCTGATCGGCAGCGCCGCCGCCATGCTGCTGGACTACCATGTGGACGGGTTCCGCATGGACCTGACCCAGGCGCTGCACAGCTTCAACGTGTTGCATAAGGACGGCAGCCCCGTGCCGGAAGCCAACGAAAGCGGCATCCGCTTCATGCGCGAGTGGGCGCGCACGCTCCGTTTGTTCAAGCCGGGCGTGTTTCTGCTGGCGGAGGACCACAGCGGCTGGAATATGCTGGCGCGGGAGCAGATGCTCGGCGGGGTGGGGTTTACCGCCTCCTGGTGGTCCGAGTGGTACCACCAGCTCATCGGCGACGCGGACCAGGACAGCGCCAAGGCGCATCTTTTGCGCAACGCAGGGTACGGCACGGCAAGCCCGCTGCGGATGAACGTCATGGCGGGCATGCTGCTGGGCAGTCCCGGCCATGTTGTGTACCACGAATCCCACGACGAGTCGGGCAATTCGGAACGTTCGGCCCGGAATATCGAGGTGGCGGTCAACGGCATGCTGTTCGACAACACCCGGGCCTGGGGCGAGGCGCGGTGCCGCGTGGTGGCCGGGATGACGCTGTTTTCCGCCGGCACGCCCATGTTTTTCATGGGTGAGGAGGTGTGCGCCCGCGAGCCCTACCGGCACGGCGACTTTCTGGAGCACCGCGAGGATTTCAAAGCCCTGCGGGAAAGTTCCGGCGGCCCCATGTTCCGTTTTTACCAGGACATCATCCGGCTGCGGCGGGAAAATCCGGCCCTGCATTCCGCCAACATCGCCGTTCTGAAGGCGCACAACCAGAGCCGTGTTCTGGTCTGGCACCGCTGGCTCGGGGCCCAGGAGTTCGTCATCGTGGCCAGTTTGAGCAATACCCCCTATGACGGCGGGTATGTGTTCTCGCACAGGAATCTGAAAGGGAAAACCTGGGTCGAGGTGCTCAACAGCGAGGCCCCCATTTACGGCGGGCCCGGCGGCGGCAACAACGAGCATGTGGACAGCAATGAAGGGACCATGAACGTGGCCATTCCGGCCTGCGGCATTATCGTTCTCGCGCGCAAGAATTAA
- a CDS encoding Non-canonical purine NTP pyrophosphatase has translation MTPTVVLASRNKGKIKELAVLLQPFGVTVEGLDAFPAVGEIEETGATFAENSLLKAATVSKLTGHIAVADDSGLVVDALGGEPGVYSARYSEEPGRPATDERNTEKVLEKTRDVPDGSRTVRFVSVMAAAAPDGRHILAEGRWEGILARKPSGTNGFGYDPVFFDPETGQTAAQMEPAQKNARSHRAKACQKLLELWPAFWKKTGGQTA, from the coding sequence GTGACCCCAACAGTCGTTCTGGCCAGCCGGAACAAGGGAAAAATCAAGGAACTGGCAGTGCTGCTCCAGCCTTTCGGCGTAACGGTCGAGGGGTTGGATGCGTTCCCCGCTGTCGGCGAGATAGAGGAAACCGGCGCGACCTTCGCGGAAAACTCCCTGCTGAAAGCCGCGACAGTCAGTAAACTCACGGGCCACATCGCCGTCGCGGATGACTCCGGCCTGGTGGTGGACGCGCTCGGCGGCGAACCCGGCGTCTATTCCGCCCGGTACAGCGAAGAACCGGGCCGCCCCGCCACGGACGAACGCAACACCGAAAAAGTGCTGGAAAAAACCAGGGACGTGCCGGACGGGAGCCGGACCGTGCGGTTCGTCAGCGTCATGGCGGCCGCCGCCCCGGACGGACGGCACATCCTGGCCGAAGGGCGCTGGGAAGGCATTCTGGCCCGCAAACCTTCCGGGACGAACGGTTTCGGCTACGACCCGGTGTTTTTTGACCCGGAAACGGGCCAAACCGCCGCCCAAATGGAACCGGCCCAGAAAAACGCCCGCAGCCACAGGGCCAAAGCCTGCCAAAAGCTGCTCGAACTGTGGCCTGCCTTCTGGAAAAAAACCGGCGGGCAAACGGCATAA
- the rimO gene encoding Ribosomal protein S12 methylthiotransferase RimO: MANIYSVSLGCPKNRVDTERLLASIPNMTVVESMDAADCVIINTCAFIDPAIRESVSVIAESIVDAGDLRPKPLLAVAGCLVGRYGAAELAPELPEVDLWLDNRALDSWPETLRAAMAAHGIDVSGQCAGTRFLSTGPSYAWLKISDGCDHTCSFCTIPFIRGKFHSTPQDVLVREAAELLGLGARELILVAQDTTAWGKDLPKDLPGEKGLMALMERLLPLKGLDWLRILYMYPAGLSREFLTFLRDVGRPFVPYFDVPVQHAHPDVLARMGRPFARDPEKALDRVREFFPEAALRTSIIVGFPGETDAHFKTLYDFVERTRFLHLGVFAYQAEAGTAAAAMPDQVPDAVKEERRAALMELQAGTSEELLEDFVGESMDILVDAPHPEWPGLFTGRAWFQAPEIDGLTYISGPGVAAGRMVRADIVESRVYDLVGLAEPEE; this comes from the coding sequence ATGGCAAATATCTATTCCGTCAGCCTCGGCTGCCCGAAAAACAGAGTGGACACCGAACGCCTTCTTGCGTCAATTCCGAACATGACAGTAGTGGAATCCATGGATGCCGCCGATTGCGTCATCATCAACACCTGCGCCTTCATTGATCCCGCCATCCGCGAATCCGTGTCCGTGATAGCGGAATCCATTGTGGATGCCGGCGACCTGCGGCCCAAGCCGCTGCTGGCCGTTGCCGGCTGCCTCGTGGGGCGGTACGGCGCGGCCGAGCTCGCGCCGGAGCTGCCGGAGGTCGATCTCTGGCTCGACAACCGGGCACTTGACTCCTGGCCGGAAACGCTGCGCGCCGCCATGGCCGCGCACGGTATCGACGTTTCCGGACAATGCGCCGGAACGCGGTTTCTGTCCACCGGTCCCTCGTACGCCTGGCTCAAGATCAGCGACGGCTGCGACCACACCTGCTCCTTTTGCACCATTCCCTTCATCCGCGGGAAGTTTCACAGCACGCCGCAGGACGTGCTCGTCCGGGAAGCCGCGGAGCTTCTCGGCCTCGGCGCGCGCGAACTGATCCTGGTGGCCCAGGATACCACGGCCTGGGGCAAGGATTTGCCCAAGGATTTACCTGGCGAAAAGGGCCTCATGGCGCTCATGGAGCGGCTCCTGCCTCTGAAAGGCCTGGACTGGCTGCGCATCCTGTACATGTACCCGGCGGGTCTTTCCCGGGAGTTTCTCACGTTCCTGCGGGACGTGGGCAGGCCCTTTGTGCCGTATTTCGACGTCCCGGTGCAGCACGCCCATCCGGACGTGCTCGCGCGCATGGGCAGGCCCTTTGCCCGCGACCCGGAAAAGGCGCTCGACCGCGTACGGGAATTCTTCCCCGAGGCCGCGCTCCGCACAAGTATTATAGTGGGATTCCCGGGAGAAACCGACGCGCACTTCAAAACCCTGTACGATTTTGTCGAACGGACGCGGTTTTTACACCTCGGGGTGTTCGCCTACCAGGCGGAAGCCGGAACCGCGGCGGCCGCCATGCCGGATCAGGTGCCCGATGCGGTCAAGGAAGAGCGCCGCGCCGCGCTCATGGAGTTGCAGGCCGGGACCAGCGAGGAGCTTTTGGAAGATTTCGTGGGCGAGAGCATGGATATCCTCGTGGACGCCCCGCATCCGGAATGGCCGGGGTTGTTCACCGGCAGGGCCTGGTTCCAGGCGCCGGAAATCGACGGGCTGACCTACATCAGCGGGCCGGGCGTGGCCGCCGGGAGAATGGTCAGGGCCGATATTGTGGAGTCGCGGGTGTACGACCTCGTCGGCCTGGCCGAGCCGGAGGAGTAA